Sequence from the Erythrolamprus reginae isolate rEryReg1 chromosome 2, rEryReg1.hap1, whole genome shotgun sequence genome:
tgtccaatcacacttggccaataaaaattctattctattctattctattctattctatataatttcCTGTATAATCATTAAATTCATTATTTCTTGTATTCAACCAACTATATCCTTTTTTTTTGTAACCTACAATTTGATTCAAGtctgcagtttccaaacactttttaagggtagccccatatagagtgcattgcaataatcaagacggaaTGTGATGAGGGCCTATCCTCCCAAAGATACAagatcatcctttgttcagcaccagccagaagtacaggggaggatcgtggtcgttgagagaaccagagtggtccacgtgatgaacttgtgggtgtggggacaagggatgaaacTTAACCTGGGTGAGGAAGTGTAGGAAAAGTTGTGTTGGGTTGACTACATCTCatatccaacatggctctgttaataaattggaacttcgaAGAAGGCCAAAGTATttactgatttatttcttggatgttaattGGGATGTTGATATAAGGAGGTTGAGaggatttcttttttctcttatgAATTccttttgtgagccgctccaagtctccagggaggggcggcatacaaatctaataaattaaattaaaattaaattaaaggaaCTTAGGTTTTTAGATTCTTGTTGGGACTttatacctgccatggctgcagcttTGGAGCACCCAATGTCCTGTAGGATTCCTCCCGTCTCCTCCAGGATGTGGCGGAATATGCAGCGTTCAAGACATGAGCCAGAGCCACAAAGAGGTCAAAGTAAAGAGACTCACTGTCCCTTTTCCCTTGGGTCTTCACTGGAATTTTTTGGATGCATCTTCTCTGCCCCTTGACAGAAAACCCACGCTTTGAAAAAGAACAGTTAAAATGCTGAGGTTCATACTCGTAATCTAAAGGAGGATAGGCTTCAAAATCACCATGATCTGTCTTCATACTTTGCAGAAAATTAAAGTTCCAAATACTGTGAATGTATTTGAGCCATCCAAGATGACACATTAAAGATTTTCCCAAAGTTGTGGTGATCCAGATTTTCCCTACAATGGATCCTGGTGAATCTTGAAGCGATACTTGGAAAGAATAAAATGTGTGGTACACAATAATATTTTCTACAAAGTGAACATAGACATTGACTTGTTTCCACTTAAAACTGGCTTCCCTGAGTGGTAATAATGGATGATAAGTGAGTGTGAATAGTTGTGttataacaacacaaattccattcctaacAGCCAAGGGGGTAAAATTAATCAGGAAATCCTCTCCTTCCTCTGTGGCTGGACCAAGgagaccaatcaaggtccatctgaaatgcaaAAGCAGTTGGACAATTGCTAGGTATTGAAACCCTTCTTTGGGGAgcatctggtggaaaaaagggaatttgcttttatcactcagagtttCTGAAGCAACTCCAGCCCTCATCTGAAAAAGAAGCGAAAATTTCtgggttatatttatatttggggTCGGATCAAGTACAAAACATGAGCTTTTAATAAATCTAACTTTTGACATTAAAtctgttgaagtcgtattttttacagtcaagtttggagcggttaatattaagtttgaatctgttgagtgctcttgtgttgttgcggttgaagctgaagtagtcgttgaccggaaggacgttgcagcacatgatcttgtgggcaatacttaaatcatgttttaagcgccgcagttctaggctttctagacccaggatagttagtctgttttcgtagggtattctgtttcgagtggaggagtgaagggctcttctggtgaaatatctttggacgtttttgagagtgttgatgtctgagatgtggtgtgggttccagacagatgagctgtattcgagaatgggtctggcataggttttgtaggctctagtcagtagtgtgaggttgccagagcagaagctacgtagaatcaagttaacaactctggaagcctttttggcgatattgttgcagtgggctttagcacttaggtcttttgatattagtattccaaggtcttttactgagtgtgggttggctgctagaatttgtttattcagttcatatgtgaggcttggattctttttgccgatgtggagggtagagcatttgttggttgatatttggagttgccaagtgttagaccaatctgaaacaaagtcaaggtctttttggagagtgagtgtgttgtcagtggtgttgaaaagtttcacatcgtcagcaaaaagcacacagttgcttgcaatattatcacagaggtcattgatgtataggatgaaaagataaatgaattctccatctgagtattgtattggcagttctgtgttagcaaaaacttcagaagagaaggatttaggggtagtgatttctgacagtctcaaaatgggtgagcagtgtggtcaggcggtctgaaaagcaagtaggatgcttggctgcatagctagaggtataacaagcaggaagagggagattgtgatccccttatatagaccccatttggaatactgtgttcagttctggagacctcacctacaaaaagatattgacaaaattgaccgggtccaaagatcggctacaagaatggtggaaggtcttaagcataaaacgtatcaggaaagacttaatgaactcaatctgtatagtctggaggacagaaggaaaaggggggacatgatcgaaacatttaaatatgtcaaagggttaaataaggttcaggaggtaagtgtttttaataggaaagtgatccatgatcatgatccatctagtctgcccttatactattttttgtattttatcttagggtggatatatgtttatcccaggcatgtttaaattcagttactgaggatttaccaaccacgtctgctggaagtttgttccaaggatctactactctttcagtaaaatcatattttttcatgttgcttttgatctttcccccaactatcttcagattgtgtccccttgttcttgtgttcactttcctattaaaaacatttccctcctgaaccttatttaaccctttgacatatttaaaggtttcgatcatgttcccccttttccttctgtcctccagactatacagattgagttcattaagtctttcctgatacgttttatgcttaagaccatccactattcttgtagcccgtctttggacccgttcaattttgtcaatatctttttgtaggtgacgtctccagaactgaacacagcattccaaatgtggtctcaccagcgctctatatagtgggatcacaatctccctcttcctgcttgttatacctctagctatgcagccaagcatcctacttgcttttcctactgcccgaccacactgctcacccattttgagactgtcagaaatcactgcccctaaatccttctcttctgaagtttttgctaacacagaactgccaatacaatactcagattgaggattccttttccccaagaaaAGGGATGGAGAAGCATGGATATGACTTTCCTTGTAGCCCAGAGAGTTCCTGAGGGGTCTCTTCCCTTCTATCATATTTCCTGCCATTTTTTGGGAAGGGGGTAGAGACCCCCACCGGGATTCAAGGTTCCCTCCAGAGAATTTGGAGGAGGTCCCTCAGGAAGCGCCTCCCCTTTCCCTCATATTCCTCTCTCCTACAGACCACCCACCAAGGATGGATCCCGCTGGGACAGTTCCCTATCTCTCCACTAGGGAGCATCTTTCAGTTGCCTATTGGAACAGGTTTCCAACCTCTCCTCTGAGAAGTATGGCTCCCTCCTCTAGTAGCTGCTGGGAACCATGGGCCCTGGACTCCCTAAAGGCCTTTCTCCTCCCTGAAGCCCATTTCCTAATCCAAAAAAGGTCCAAATGCTATTTCCTCAACCCACTTTGGCTTCTCAGTATGGCACAATCTGGTTTCCATCTTGTCTGTTTTCAGCCACCGAGTCCATCTTGTGAAAAAGGCCCTCCAGATTATTTTGAATGATACTTTTAttaaggattagattagatttattggatttatatgccgccccctccacagactcggggcggctcacaacaatagcaaaaaacagtacatagtgacaaatctaatatttaccaatctaattatatgcacagaaagaaaaatagtacAAACATTGTgaatatataaaaaagacaatgaaatAAAGGAGACAATTTCATTCCAAAAATATAATAGGAAAAAGAAAACTTTCCCTCTTCATCCTCAGCCAGAAGATTCAACAACAAAACTTTTATCACTAAATAAATCACCAGATTCATTCTACCCTTTACCCATTTTCTCCTCTCAAAATTTTTTGGTCTCCAAAAAATCAGCACAGTCTAGTAACAACTAAGAGAAATACCAGgttccttgatttatgactgaaGGACTTTATGACCAGAAATCCATTccaagttgtggtcataagtcaaggactttttgTACTTTACAAAACATCATATGTACTCCCTAGATACTTATAACCCTTTTACGTAATCACTCTGATAATTTTATATTGTAACTTTGGGAGCAAAATATTCTCACGCTCCCAACATTCACCCCCTTTCGCCTCATTGTGTAAACTCAGGTGCTTTTGCTTCAGTAGGAAAAATGTTTTACTCTCACCAAATAATTGTAGGATTTCCCTTCTGTCACTGTGTGAAGTTCCTGGTAAACATTAAGATGTACAGTgaaaccttgtcttacaaacttaattggttccgggatgaggttcttaaggtgaaaagtttgtaagacgaaacaatgtttcccataggaatcaatggaaaagcgattaatgcgtgcaagcccaaaattcaccccttttgccagccaaagtgcccgtttttgtgctgctgggattcccctgaggctgccctccatgggaaaccccacctctggacttctgttgccagcgaagcgctgggattcccagctgggattcccctgcagcatcacaaaaacacagaagtccagaggtggggtttcccatggaggggagcctcaggggaatcccagaagtgcaaaaacgggtgcttcgctggcaacggacgtccggaggcggggcatcccagcagcggctgtgggtttgtaaggtgaaaatagtttgtaagaagaggcaaaaaactcttaaaccccgggtttgtatctcgaaaggtttgtatgaagaggcgtttgtaagacaaggtatcactgtattgaaaaAACCTGCTCCCAACTTCTGTTTACAACTGAATAGATTTATCTCTGCAATGGACTTTTTGCTGCTTCCTCAGCTTTGATTTGCTATGAAAATGTATATACTATTTTTGTCACATTCTGTGCATTTTTAAGTTCACTTTCCTGCATAACTAAGGGTGTGCCTGTGAAATGTTGAAGGTTGGGTAAAAGATTTCCCACAATCCagacatttttgttttttctccaaTGTGGATTTGCTGGTGCATGAAAAGATTATATTTCCGTGAAAAACATTTATTGCACTCTGAGCATTTgtgaggtttctctcctgtatggacTTGGCTGTGACGTCTAAAGTTAGATGACTGAGCAAATGTTCTCCCACAGTCCAAACATTTGTagtttttttcccctgtgtgaATTTTTATATGCACTCGAAACTGTGATTGCTCACTATAAAATCTTCCACAGTCcatgcattgatatggtttctcccctgtgtgggttttGTGAtgtctccaaaggctttccttgtATCCAAAGCATTTCCCACATTCTAGGCAGCTgtagggcttctctcctgtgtggacccTATGATGCTTTCCAAGACTTGATTTTTTGGAAAAGCATTTCCCACACTCCTCACATTtgaatggcttctctcctgtgtggattctcTCGTGATTCTCAACATCTCTTCGTGTATCAAACCTTTTCCCACACTCCCTGCATTCATAGGGTTTTACTCctttgtgccacctgtggtgtCTCCAAAGCTCAGAAGAACTCGCAAATCTTCTCTCACATTCTGTGCACTCATAGGGTCTCTCTCCAGCATGACGTCTCTGATGTACCACCAGGGCTGATTTCTgggtaaaacatttcccacattcgaggcacttttcatttttctcccctgtgtgtgttTTCCAATGTTCCTGAAGATGTGAACTCTGGCTAAAATCTTTTCCACAATCGAAGCATTTGTAAGATTTGATTCCTGCATGAATCTTCTCATGGCGCCAAAGACCTGAATTCCAAGAAAAGCTCTTCCCACATTCCCAACACTTGTAaggtttctcccccgtgtggagTCTCTCGTGGATTCTGAGATGGGCTTTTTCATGGAAAAATTTCccacattccagacattgataaggtttctctccagtgtggattTTCTGATGTCTACGAAGGTCTGACTTTTGACTAAAGCAATGGCCACATTCCTCACACTTATAGGCTTTTAGTGTTGGGGGCCTTCTGAGATCTTTGGAGTTTTTCCCAGAGAAGGAGTTCTCATCCTGCAAACCTTGACTGCATCCACTTCCCACATGGTCCTTCCTGTGGGTCAAAAGGTGGGACCTGTGAGCAAAAGATTTCCCACACTCTGAGCCCTCATGGATTCTTCCGTGGTTTTTCAGAGGGCTGCTTGTGTCTGACAGGGGATCCAAGGGTTTCCCAAGCTCCATGCTCTATGGCGGTTGCTGCCTTATGTAGATTTTCTATTATCTGTTGATAGTTGGCTTGCTGGTAAATCTTTGTTTACAATCTTTTATCCCCTGTTAGAAGGAGAAAAAATTGAAGAATTATATTTCCTTTTGAGACACAGAATCATGAAATTCTTAGCCACACAGCTcagggaagggggagaagaaTAGAATGCAATCTAGTCAAAACAACCTTCTATCTCATAGGAACCAAGGTCAGTCTCAACAGGGGCTTaggagttagagagatgagaaggaaaaaattttacataaatggtattacacaccatcacaacttgcacacttccaggggaaagggaaaggtaattgttggcatgggtgtcaaaagaaaggagtttttatgcatatgttctcgGAGTGTGCTGatgttcagaaattctggaaggaagtgcagaacgaaataaataagatgttaaacattaagtggatagttacaaaagaaatagcggtattagttaaacaaagagaactgagagattttaaagaaataaaaactgcagcactggaaagcactcaagcagtagtggtgtTGGGTTGGAAAGgggctaaaaaatggacattacagaactggtactggtacatggtggatcacattcactttgaaattatggaaataagattaaacaactttaatgaaaacaaaatggagaaactgatggaacgatgggaaaaggtgaaagattatatgttaaataaaatttgcgacaaaaaggtgaaaaataaactccgaTCACTCTTTGAactgtaaataaatgcaaatcagagctgaggaattaacagaatatatacttgtaaatatttgaaacacacacacaccccaattggtCGTGGggaattgactcagccttccatccttcggaggtgggtaaaatgaggacccggattgtgggggcaatatgctggctctgttaaaaagtgctattgctaacatcttgtgagccgccctgagtctaaggagaagggcggcataaaaatcgaataaatgaatgaatgaatgaatgaatgaatgaatgaatgaatgaatgaatgaatgaatgtatgtttagtcgggtgatggaaacacatgcacagagcaccattgtatgttgtttgtattgtattatgtatgtgcaaaaaccagtaaaatatattaaaaaacaaaacaaaacaggggcCGGCAGGAGAATGGAACATGTTGCCAAAGAGATGCAAGAACATCTAATTGGTCTATGTGATCTGTAACCCTAGAGGAGGGGGGATCTCTAATGTTTAATTATGCTGAAAGGGTGAGAAACAGCTAGAGGTCATTTCAAGTTCATCCGTGCAAAAAATGATGAACTCAATAAAGCCATTCTTTGAGGAAGCCTAAAATCTCAGAGTGCTGGATCCTCTGGGATCCTTAGTCGGAACCAGGACAAAGTGGTTAGAGGAGGGATCACGGGAGCATTTCTCTCCACAACTGCCATCCCACACTTCTG
This genomic interval carries:
- the LOC139159225 gene encoding zinc finger protein 160-like gives rise to the protein MELGKPLDPLSDTSSPLKNHGRIHEGSECGKSFAHRSHLLTHRKDHVGSGCSQGLQDENSFSGKNSKDLRRPPTLKAYKCEECGHCFSQKSDLRRHQKIHTGEKPYQCLECGKFFHEKAHLRIHERLHTGEKPYKCWECGKSFSWNSGLWRHEKIHAGIKSYKCFDCGKDFSQSSHLQEHWKTHTGEKNEKCLECGKCFTQKSALVVHQRRHAGERPYECTECERRFASSSELWRHHRWHKGVKPYECRECGKRFDTRRDVENHERIHTGEKPFKCEECGKCFSKKSSLGKHHRVHTGEKPYSCLECGKCFGYKESLWRHHKTHTGEKPYQCMDCGRFYSEQSQFRVHIKIHTGEKNYKCLDCGRTFAQSSNFRRHSQVHTGEKPHKCSECNKCFSRKYNLFMHQQIHIGEKTKMSGLWEIFYPTFNISQAHP